Proteins encoded in a region of the Panthera uncia isolate 11264 chromosome B2 unlocalized genomic scaffold, Puncia_PCG_1.0 HiC_scaffold_24, whole genome shotgun sequence genome:
- the ZBTB24 gene encoding zinc finger and BTB domain-containing protein 24 isoform X3: protein MAETSSEPSGQLVVHSDTHSDTVLASFEDQRKKGFLCDITLIVENVHFRAHKALLAASSEYFSMMFAEEGEIGQSIYMLEGMVADTFGMLLEFIYTGCLQASEKSTEQVLATAQFLKVYDLVKAYTDFQNNHSSPKPTTLSTAGAPVVVISNKKNDPPKRKRGRPRKVNSLQEGKSQLPAEEEIQLRVNNSVQNRHNFVVKEGDSGILNEQIPAKDAEDCEPGRGEEVPAEKDENCDPKTQDGQDSQSRYSKRRIRRSVKLKDYKLVGDEDDQSSARRVCGRRKRPGGPEACCKDCGKVFKYNHFLAIHQRSHTGERPFKCNECGKGFAQKHSLQVHTRMHTGERPYTCTVCSKALTTKHSLLEHMSLHSGQKSFTCDQCGKYFSQKRQLKSHYRVHTGHSLPECNHCHRKFMDVSQLKKHLRTHTGEKPFTCEICGKSFTAKSSLQTHIRIHR, encoded by the exons atggcagaaacaTCATCAGAGCCTTCTGGGCAGCTTGTTGTACACTCAGACACTCACAGTGACACTGTTCTGGCCAGTTTTGAGGATCAGCGGAAGAAAGGCTTTCTCTGTGACATCACTTTAATCGTGGAGAATGTGCATTTCCGGGCTCACAAAGCCTTACTTGCTGCCAGTAGTGAATACTTCTCCATGATGTTTGCTGAAGAGGGGGAGATTGGTCAGTCCATTTATATGCTGGAAGGCATGGTTGCTGACACGTTTGGTATGCTGCTGGAATTTATCTACACAGGTTGTCTCCAGGCCAGTGAGAAGAGTACGGAACAGGTCCTGGCTACCGCTCAGTTCTTAAAAGTCTATGACCTGGTAAAGGCTTACACGGATTTCCAAAATAATCATAGCTCCCCAAAGCCAACGACTTTGAGCACTGCTGGTGCCCCAGTGGTTGTTATttctaataagaaaaatgatCCTCCAAAGCGGAAACGGGGAAGGCCAAGAAAAGTCAACAGTTTGCAGGAGGGGAAATCACAGCTGCCTGCAGAGGAGGAAATACAGCTGAGAGTAAACAATTCAGTTCAAAATAGACATAACTTTGTGGTAAAAGAGGGAGACAGCGGTATACTGAATGAACAGATTCCAGCAAAAGACGCAGAAGattgtgagccagggagaggggaggaagtgcCTGCTGAAAAAGATGAGAATTGTGATCCCAAGACCCAGGACGGGCAGGACAGCCAGAGTCGGTACAGCAAGCGGAGGATTCGGAGGTCCGTTAAACTTAAAGATTACAAACTTGTTGGGGATGAAGATGACCAGAGTTCAGCCAGAAGGGTCTGTGGAAGGAGAAAGCGGCCTGGTGGCCCTGAGGCCTGTTGTAAGGACTGTGGCAAAGTGTTTAAGTACAATCACTTTTTGGCAATCCACCAGAGGAGCCACACGG GGGAGCGGCCTTTCAAATGTAATGAGTGTGGAAAAGGCTTTGCCCAGAAGCACTCCCTGCAGGTCCACACCCGGATGCACACTGGCGAAAGACCCTACACCTGCACGGTGTGCAGCAAGGCTCTCACCACCAAGCACTCCCTGCTGGAGCACATGAGTCTGCATTCAG GACAGAAGTCTTTCACCTGTGATCAGTGTGGCAAATATTTTAGCCAGAAAAGACAACTAAAGAGCCATTATCGAGTTCACACAG GCCACTCATTACCGGAATGCAACCACTGCCATCGCAAATTCATGGATGTGTCTCAGCTAAAGAAACATCTACGGACACACACAG GGGAGAAGCCATTTACTTGTGAAATCTGTGGCAAATCTTTCACAGCAAAGAGTTCTCTTCAGACCCATATCAGAATCCACAG atga
- the ZBTB24 gene encoding zinc finger and BTB domain-containing protein 24 isoform X4 yields MAETSSEPSGQLVVHSDTHSDTVLASFEDQRKKGFLCDITLIVENVHFRAHKALLAASSEYFSMMFAEEGEIGQSIYMLEGMVADTFGMLLEFIYTGCLQASEKSTEQVLATAQFLKVYDLVKAYTDFQNNHSSPKPTTLSTAGAPVVVISNKKNDPPKRKRGRPRKVNSLQEGKSQLPAEEEIQLRVNNSVQNRHNFVVKEGDSGILNEQIPAKDAEDCEPGRGEEVPAEKDENCDPKTQDGQDSQSRYSKRRIRRSVKLKDYKLVGDEDDQSSARRVCGRRKRPGGPEACCKDCGKVFKYNHFLAIHQRSHTGERPFKCNECGKGFAQKHSLQVHTRMHTGERPYTCTVCSKALTTKHSLLEHMSLHSGQKSFTCDQCGKYFSQKRQLKSHYRVHTGKCFNTNH; encoded by the exons atggcagaaacaTCATCAGAGCCTTCTGGGCAGCTTGTTGTACACTCAGACACTCACAGTGACACTGTTCTGGCCAGTTTTGAGGATCAGCGGAAGAAAGGCTTTCTCTGTGACATCACTTTAATCGTGGAGAATGTGCATTTCCGGGCTCACAAAGCCTTACTTGCTGCCAGTAGTGAATACTTCTCCATGATGTTTGCTGAAGAGGGGGAGATTGGTCAGTCCATTTATATGCTGGAAGGCATGGTTGCTGACACGTTTGGTATGCTGCTGGAATTTATCTACACAGGTTGTCTCCAGGCCAGTGAGAAGAGTACGGAACAGGTCCTGGCTACCGCTCAGTTCTTAAAAGTCTATGACCTGGTAAAGGCTTACACGGATTTCCAAAATAATCATAGCTCCCCAAAGCCAACGACTTTGAGCACTGCTGGTGCCCCAGTGGTTGTTATttctaataagaaaaatgatCCTCCAAAGCGGAAACGGGGAAGGCCAAGAAAAGTCAACAGTTTGCAGGAGGGGAAATCACAGCTGCCTGCAGAGGAGGAAATACAGCTGAGAGTAAACAATTCAGTTCAAAATAGACATAACTTTGTGGTAAAAGAGGGAGACAGCGGTATACTGAATGAACAGATTCCAGCAAAAGACGCAGAAGattgtgagccagggagaggggaggaagtgcCTGCTGAAAAAGATGAGAATTGTGATCCCAAGACCCAGGACGGGCAGGACAGCCAGAGTCGGTACAGCAAGCGGAGGATTCGGAGGTCCGTTAAACTTAAAGATTACAAACTTGTTGGGGATGAAGATGACCAGAGTTCAGCCAGAAGGGTCTGTGGAAGGAGAAAGCGGCCTGGTGGCCCTGAGGCCTGTTGTAAGGACTGTGGCAAAGTGTTTAAGTACAATCACTTTTTGGCAATCCACCAGAGGAGCCACACGG GGGAGCGGCCTTTCAAATGTAATGAGTGTGGAAAAGGCTTTGCCCAGAAGCACTCCCTGCAGGTCCACACCCGGATGCACACTGGCGAAAGACCCTACACCTGCACGGTGTGCAGCAAGGCTCTCACCACCAAGCACTCCCTGCTGGAGCACATGAGTCTGCATTCAG GACAGAAGTCTTTCACCTGTGATCAGTGTGGCAAATATTTTAGCCAGAAAAGACAACTAAAGAGCCATTATCGAGTTCACACAG GGAAGTGCTTTAACACAAATCACTGA
- the ZBTB24 gene encoding zinc finger and BTB domain-containing protein 24 isoform X5, whose amino-acid sequence MAETSSEPSGQLVVHSDTHSDTVLASFEDQRKKGFLCDITLIVENVHFRAHKALLAASSEYFSMMFAEEGEIGQSIYMLEGMVADTFGMLLEFIYTGCLQASEKSTEQVLATAQFLKVYDLVKAYTDFQNNHSSPKPTTLSTAGAPVVVISNKKNDPPKRKRGRPRKVNSLQEGKSQLPAEEEIQLRVNNSVQNRHNFVVKEGDSGILNEQIPAKDAEDCEPGRGEEVPAEKDENCDPKTQDGQDSQSRYSKRRIRRSVKLKDYKLVGDEDDQSSARRVCGRRKRPGGPEACCKDCGKVFKYNHFLAIHQRSHTGERPFKCNECGKGFAQKHSLQVHTRMHTGERPYTCTVCSKALTTKHSLLEHMSLHSEVFHL is encoded by the exons atggcagaaacaTCATCAGAGCCTTCTGGGCAGCTTGTTGTACACTCAGACACTCACAGTGACACTGTTCTGGCCAGTTTTGAGGATCAGCGGAAGAAAGGCTTTCTCTGTGACATCACTTTAATCGTGGAGAATGTGCATTTCCGGGCTCACAAAGCCTTACTTGCTGCCAGTAGTGAATACTTCTCCATGATGTTTGCTGAAGAGGGGGAGATTGGTCAGTCCATTTATATGCTGGAAGGCATGGTTGCTGACACGTTTGGTATGCTGCTGGAATTTATCTACACAGGTTGTCTCCAGGCCAGTGAGAAGAGTACGGAACAGGTCCTGGCTACCGCTCAGTTCTTAAAAGTCTATGACCTGGTAAAGGCTTACACGGATTTCCAAAATAATCATAGCTCCCCAAAGCCAACGACTTTGAGCACTGCTGGTGCCCCAGTGGTTGTTATttctaataagaaaaatgatCCTCCAAAGCGGAAACGGGGAAGGCCAAGAAAAGTCAACAGTTTGCAGGAGGGGAAATCACAGCTGCCTGCAGAGGAGGAAATACAGCTGAGAGTAAACAATTCAGTTCAAAATAGACATAACTTTGTGGTAAAAGAGGGAGACAGCGGTATACTGAATGAACAGATTCCAGCAAAAGACGCAGAAGattgtgagccagggagaggggaggaagtgcCTGCTGAAAAAGATGAGAATTGTGATCCCAAGACCCAGGACGGGCAGGACAGCCAGAGTCGGTACAGCAAGCGGAGGATTCGGAGGTCCGTTAAACTTAAAGATTACAAACTTGTTGGGGATGAAGATGACCAGAGTTCAGCCAGAAGGGTCTGTGGAAGGAGAAAGCGGCCTGGTGGCCCTGAGGCCTGTTGTAAGGACTGTGGCAAAGTGTTTAAGTACAATCACTTTTTGGCAATCCACCAGAGGAGCCACACGG GGGAGCGGCCTTTCAAATGTAATGAGTGTGGAAAAGGCTTTGCCCAGAAGCACTCCCTGCAGGTCCACACCCGGATGCACACTGGCGAAAGACCCTACACCTGCACGGTGTGCAGCAAGGCTCTCACCACCAAGCACTCCCTGCTGGAGCACATGAGTCTGCATTCAG AAGTCTTTCACCTGTGA
- the ZBTB24 gene encoding zinc finger and BTB domain-containing protein 24 isoform X2 — protein sequence MAETSSEPSGQLVVHSDTHSDTVLASFEDQRKKGFLCDITLIVENVHFRAHKALLAASSEYFSMMFAEEGEIGQSIYMLEGMVADTFGMLLEFIYTGCLQASEKSTEQVLATAQFLKVYDLVKAYTDFQNNHSSPKPTTLSTAGAPVVVISNKKNDPPKRKRGRPRKVNSLQEGKSQLPAEEEIQLRVNNSVQNRHNFVVKEGDSGILNEQIPAKDAEDCEPGRGEEVPAEKDENCDPKTQDGQDSQSRYSKRRIRRSVKLKDYKLVGDEDDQSSARRVCGRRKRPGGPEACCKDCGKVFKYNHFLAIHQRSHTGERPFKCNECGKGFAQKHSLQVHTRMHTGERPYTCTVCSKALTTKHSLLEHMSLHSGQKSFTCDQCGKYFSQKRQLKSHYRVHTGHSLPECNHCHRKFMDVSQLKKHLRTHTGEKPFTCEICGKSFTAKSSLQTHIRIHRIRN from the exons atggcagaaacaTCATCAGAGCCTTCTGGGCAGCTTGTTGTACACTCAGACACTCACAGTGACACTGTTCTGGCCAGTTTTGAGGATCAGCGGAAGAAAGGCTTTCTCTGTGACATCACTTTAATCGTGGAGAATGTGCATTTCCGGGCTCACAAAGCCTTACTTGCTGCCAGTAGTGAATACTTCTCCATGATGTTTGCTGAAGAGGGGGAGATTGGTCAGTCCATTTATATGCTGGAAGGCATGGTTGCTGACACGTTTGGTATGCTGCTGGAATTTATCTACACAGGTTGTCTCCAGGCCAGTGAGAAGAGTACGGAACAGGTCCTGGCTACCGCTCAGTTCTTAAAAGTCTATGACCTGGTAAAGGCTTACACGGATTTCCAAAATAATCATAGCTCCCCAAAGCCAACGACTTTGAGCACTGCTGGTGCCCCAGTGGTTGTTATttctaataagaaaaatgatCCTCCAAAGCGGAAACGGGGAAGGCCAAGAAAAGTCAACAGTTTGCAGGAGGGGAAATCACAGCTGCCTGCAGAGGAGGAAATACAGCTGAGAGTAAACAATTCAGTTCAAAATAGACATAACTTTGTGGTAAAAGAGGGAGACAGCGGTATACTGAATGAACAGATTCCAGCAAAAGACGCAGAAGattgtgagccagggagaggggaggaagtgcCTGCTGAAAAAGATGAGAATTGTGATCCCAAGACCCAGGACGGGCAGGACAGCCAGAGTCGGTACAGCAAGCGGAGGATTCGGAGGTCCGTTAAACTTAAAGATTACAAACTTGTTGGGGATGAAGATGACCAGAGTTCAGCCAGAAGGGTCTGTGGAAGGAGAAAGCGGCCTGGTGGCCCTGAGGCCTGTTGTAAGGACTGTGGCAAAGTGTTTAAGTACAATCACTTTTTGGCAATCCACCAGAGGAGCCACACGG GGGAGCGGCCTTTCAAATGTAATGAGTGTGGAAAAGGCTTTGCCCAGAAGCACTCCCTGCAGGTCCACACCCGGATGCACACTGGCGAAAGACCCTACACCTGCACGGTGTGCAGCAAGGCTCTCACCACCAAGCACTCCCTGCTGGAGCACATGAGTCTGCATTCAG GACAGAAGTCTTTCACCTGTGATCAGTGTGGCAAATATTTTAGCCAGAAAAGACAACTAAAGAGCCATTATCGAGTTCACACAG GCCACTCATTACCGGAATGCAACCACTGCCATCGCAAATTCATGGATGTGTCTCAGCTAAAGAAACATCTACGGACACACACAG GGGAGAAGCCATTTACTTGTGAAATCTGTGGCAAATCTTTCACAGCAAAGAGTTCTCTTCAGACCCATATCAGAATCCACAG gattaGAAACTAA
- the ZBTB24 gene encoding zinc finger and BTB domain-containing protein 24 isoform X1, which yields MAETSSEPSGQLVVHSDTHSDTVLASFEDQRKKGFLCDITLIVENVHFRAHKALLAASSEYFSMMFAEEGEIGQSIYMLEGMVADTFGMLLEFIYTGCLQASEKSTEQVLATAQFLKVYDLVKAYTDFQNNHSSPKPTTLSTAGAPVVVISNKKNDPPKRKRGRPRKVNSLQEGKSQLPAEEEIQLRVNNSVQNRHNFVVKEGDSGILNEQIPAKDAEDCEPGRGEEVPAEKDENCDPKTQDGQDSQSRYSKRRIRRSVKLKDYKLVGDEDDQSSARRVCGRRKRPGGPEACCKDCGKVFKYNHFLAIHQRSHTGERPFKCNECGKGFAQKHSLQVHTRMHTGERPYTCTVCSKALTTKHSLLEHMSLHSGQKSFTCDQCGKYFSQKRQLKSHYRVHTGHSLPECNHCHRKFMDVSQLKKHLRTHTGEKPFTCEICGKSFTAKSSLQTHIRIHRGEKPYSCGICGKSFSDSSAKRRHCILHTGKKPFSCPECNLQFARLDNLKAHLKIHSKEKPASDASSVSGNNNTEEVRNILQLQPYQLSASGEQEIQLLVTNSVHNINFMPGPSQGISIVTTESSQNMTADQAANLTLLTQQPEQLQNLILSAQQEQTEHIQSLDMIESQMEPAQTEPVHVITLSKETLEHLHAHQEQTGELHLASASDPAQHLQLTEPAPPTPTHHVPPPQPLSQEQS from the exons atggcagaaacaTCATCAGAGCCTTCTGGGCAGCTTGTTGTACACTCAGACACTCACAGTGACACTGTTCTGGCCAGTTTTGAGGATCAGCGGAAGAAAGGCTTTCTCTGTGACATCACTTTAATCGTGGAGAATGTGCATTTCCGGGCTCACAAAGCCTTACTTGCTGCCAGTAGTGAATACTTCTCCATGATGTTTGCTGAAGAGGGGGAGATTGGTCAGTCCATTTATATGCTGGAAGGCATGGTTGCTGACACGTTTGGTATGCTGCTGGAATTTATCTACACAGGTTGTCTCCAGGCCAGTGAGAAGAGTACGGAACAGGTCCTGGCTACCGCTCAGTTCTTAAAAGTCTATGACCTGGTAAAGGCTTACACGGATTTCCAAAATAATCATAGCTCCCCAAAGCCAACGACTTTGAGCACTGCTGGTGCCCCAGTGGTTGTTATttctaataagaaaaatgatCCTCCAAAGCGGAAACGGGGAAGGCCAAGAAAAGTCAACAGTTTGCAGGAGGGGAAATCACAGCTGCCTGCAGAGGAGGAAATACAGCTGAGAGTAAACAATTCAGTTCAAAATAGACATAACTTTGTGGTAAAAGAGGGAGACAGCGGTATACTGAATGAACAGATTCCAGCAAAAGACGCAGAAGattgtgagccagggagaggggaggaagtgcCTGCTGAAAAAGATGAGAATTGTGATCCCAAGACCCAGGACGGGCAGGACAGCCAGAGTCGGTACAGCAAGCGGAGGATTCGGAGGTCCGTTAAACTTAAAGATTACAAACTTGTTGGGGATGAAGATGACCAGAGTTCAGCCAGAAGGGTCTGTGGAAGGAGAAAGCGGCCTGGTGGCCCTGAGGCCTGTTGTAAGGACTGTGGCAAAGTGTTTAAGTACAATCACTTTTTGGCAATCCACCAGAGGAGCCACACGG GGGAGCGGCCTTTCAAATGTAATGAGTGTGGAAAAGGCTTTGCCCAGAAGCACTCCCTGCAGGTCCACACCCGGATGCACACTGGCGAAAGACCCTACACCTGCACGGTGTGCAGCAAGGCTCTCACCACCAAGCACTCCCTGCTGGAGCACATGAGTCTGCATTCAG GACAGAAGTCTTTCACCTGTGATCAGTGTGGCAAATATTTTAGCCAGAAAAGACAACTAAAGAGCCATTATCGAGTTCACACAG GCCACTCATTACCGGAATGCAACCACTGCCATCGCAAATTCATGGATGTGTCTCAGCTAAAGAAACATCTACGGACACACACAG GGGAGAAGCCATTTACTTGTGAAATCTGTGGCAAATCTTTCACAGCAAAGAGTTCTCTTCAGACCCATATCAGAATCCACAG AGGAGAAAAGCCATACTCCTGTGGCATATGTGGCAAATCCTTCTCTGACTCCAGTGCCAAGAGGAGACACTGCATTCTGCACACAGGCAAAAAGCCCTTCTCCTGCCCTGAGTGTAACTTACAGTTTGCTCGCTTAGACAACTTGAAGGCTCACTTGAAAATCCATAGCAAAGAGAAACCTGCATCAGATGCCAGCAGCGTTTCTGGCAATAATAACACTGAAGAGGTCAGGAATATTCTTCAGCTGCAGCCCTATCAACTGTCTGCATCTGGAGAGCAAGAAATTCAGCTTCTTGTAACCAATTCTGTACATAACATCAATTTCATGCCTGGTCCTAGCCAAGGAATCAGCATTGTCACAACAGAGAGTTCTCAGAACATGACCGCGGACCAGGCCGCTAATCTCACCCTGCTCACGCAGCAGCCAGAACAACTGCAGAATTTAATTCTTTCAGCCCAACAGGAGCAAACAGAACACATTCAGAGCCTCGATATGATTGAAAGCCAGATGGAACCCGCACAGACCGAGCCAGTGCATGTAATCACACTCTCCAAGGAAACCCTGGAACATCTTCACGCCCATCAAGAGCAAACAGGGGAGCTCCATTTAGCAAGTGCTTCAGATCCGGCTCAACACCTGCAGCTGACGGAGCCTGCTCCCCCGACACCCACCCACCAtgtgcccccaccccaaccactTAGCCAGGAGCAGAGCTGA